In Arsenophonus sp. aPb, one DNA window encodes the following:
- the dut gene encoding dUTP diphosphatase — translation MKKKIDIKILDPRVGNEFPLPTYATEGSAGLDLRACLDQAIQLEPGQTKLLPTGLAVHIADQQLAAVILPRSGLGHKHGVVLGNLVGLIDSDYQGELMVSVWNRGDRSFIIEPGERIAQMVFVPIVQAEFELVQDFETTKRGSGGFGHSGRQ, via the coding sequence ATGAAGAAAAAAATAGACATTAAAATTCTTGATCCTCGTGTAGGAAATGAATTTCCTTTGCCCACTTATGCGACAGAAGGATCTGCTGGATTAGATCTGCGAGCTTGCTTAGATCAGGCTATTCAATTAGAACCAGGACAAACTAAGCTATTACCTACAGGATTAGCAGTACATATTGCAGATCAACAATTGGCTGCGGTTATTCTTCCTCGTTCAGGTTTAGGACATAAGCATGGTGTAGTGTTGGGAAATTTAGTCGGTTTAATCGATTCTGATTATCAAGGTGAATTGATGGTTTCGGTCTGGAATCGTGGTGATAGAAGTTTCATTATTGAACCGGGTGAGCGTATAGCACAAATGGTTTTTGTACCAATTGTTCAAGCTGAGTTTGAGCTTGTACAAGATTTTGAAACGACAAAACGTGGTAGTGGTGGTTTTGGTCATTCAGGCCGCCAATAA
- the slmA gene encoding nucleoid occlusion factor SlmA gives MAGKEIAKKKNRREEILQALAQMLETSDGSQRITTAKLASHVGVSEAALYRHFPSKGKMFDSLIEFIENSLISRINLILQDEKDTIRRIRLILMLILGFAEKNPGLTRIMTAHALMFEQVQLQDRISQLFERIEAQFRQVLKERKIRDKQSFSYDESLLASQLLVFCEGMLSRFVRSEFRYYPTKEFDARWPMILAQLQ, from the coding sequence ATGGCAGGAAAAGAGATAGCAAAGAAGAAAAACAGGCGTGAAGAAATCTTGCAGGCGCTTGCGCAAATGTTGGAAACGAGTGATGGCAGCCAGCGCATTACCACCGCTAAGTTGGCAAGTCATGTTGGTGTATCTGAGGCAGCACTTTACCGACATTTTCCGAGTAAGGGAAAAATGTTTGATAGCCTTATTGAATTTATTGAAAATTCTTTAATTTCACGTATTAATCTGATTCTGCAAGATGAGAAAGACACCATTAGGCGTATTCGATTGATTTTAATGTTGATACTCGGTTTTGCGGAGAAAAATCCTGGATTAACACGAATAATGACGGCACATGCGTTGATGTTTGAGCAGGTTCAGTTACAAGATAGGATTAGCCAATTATTTGAACGTATCGAAGCGCAATTTAGACAGGTTTTAAAAGAAAGAAAAATACGTGATAAGCAAAGTTTTAGTTATGATGAGAGTTTATTAGCATCTCAATTATTAGTGTTTTGTGAGGGTATGTTATCACGGTTTGTACGTTCAGAGTTTCGGTATTACCCAACTAAAGAATTTGATGCACGCTGGCCTATGATTTTGGCGCAGCTACAATAA
- the pyrE gene encoding orotate phosphoribosyltransferase, protein MKGYQREFIKLAMKKKALEFGEFTLKSGRKSPYFFNAGLFNTGKDLAALGHFYAQAFMDHNPACDIIFGPAYKGIPIVTTMVVALSEHYHFDKPYCFNRKEVKKHGEGGELVGSPLKGNVVIVDDVITAGTAIKESAEIIKRHKAKLSAVILSLDRQEKGEKNLSAVQEIEKKFKCQVFSIITLNDLIDYLSENPNMSTHLATMKTYRENYGTTTPLTK, encoded by the coding sequence ATGAAAGGCTATCAGCGCGAATTTATTAAACTCGCCATGAAAAAAAAAGCATTGGAATTTGGTGAATTTACGTTGAAATCTGGTCGCAAGAGCCCCTATTTTTTCAATGCTGGCCTCTTTAATACAGGGAAAGATTTAGCTGCACTAGGTCATTTTTATGCCCAAGCGTTTATGGATCATAATCCTGCTTGTGACATTATTTTTGGTCCAGCCTATAAAGGTATCCCGATCGTAACAACAATGGTGGTTGCACTATCTGAACATTATCACTTTGATAAACCTTACTGTTTCAACCGTAAAGAGGTTAAAAAACATGGAGAAGGTGGAGAATTAGTCGGTAGTCCATTAAAAGGAAATGTTGTGATCGTTGACGACGTTATTACAGCAGGAACGGCAATTAAAGAATCTGCAGAAATAATTAAACGACATAAAGCTAAACTTAGCGCGGTTATATTAAGTCTAGATCGTCAGGAAAAAGGTGAAAAGAACCTATCAGCCGTGCAAGAAATCGAAAAAAAATTTAAATGCCAAGTATTTTCTATTATCACTTTGAATGATTTAATTGATTATTTAAGTGAAAATCCGAATATGTCAACCCATTTGGCTACGATGAAAACTTATCGTGAGAACTATGGTACCACCACCCCTCTTACCAAATAA
- the rph gene encoding ribonuclease PH yields the protein MRRENREADQVRPIKITRQYTKHAEGSVLIEFGDTKVLCNATIDEGVPRFLKGQSQGWITAEYGMLPRATNSRNIREAAKGKQTGRTMEIQRLIARSLRAAVDLKQLGEYTITLDCDVIQADGGTRTAAISGACVALTDALNKMVAEGKLKKSPLKSMVAAVSVGIVDGKPICDLEYSEDSVAETDMNVVMMDNGKMIEIQGTAEGEPFSHEELLSLLSLAKNGLQTIFTAQKEALE from the coding sequence ATGCGTCGAGAGAATAGAGAAGCTGATCAAGTGCGCCCTATAAAAATCACCCGCCAATATACTAAACATGCGGAAGGTTCTGTTTTGATTGAATTTGGTGATACCAAAGTATTATGTAACGCCACAATTGATGAAGGCGTCCCCCGCTTTTTAAAAGGCCAATCACAAGGATGGATAACAGCGGAATACGGTATGTTACCACGGGCAACAAATTCTCGTAATATACGCGAAGCGGCAAAAGGCAAACAAACAGGTCGCACCATGGAGATACAACGCCTTATCGCACGTTCTCTACGCGCTGCTGTTGATTTAAAACAATTAGGGGAATATACCATTACACTAGATTGTGATGTCATCCAGGCTGATGGAGGCACTCGTACCGCTGCAATTTCTGGTGCCTGTGTCGCTTTAACTGATGCATTAAATAAAATGGTCGCAGAAGGAAAATTGAAAAAAAGTCCGCTTAAATCGATGGTTGCTGCGGTTTCTGTCGGTATAGTGGATGGCAAACCTATTTGTGATCTAGAATATAGTGAAGACTCTGTCGCAGAAACAGATATGAATGTTGTCATGATGGATAATGGTAAAATGATCGAAATTCAAGGTACTGCCGAAGGTGAACCATTTAGTCATGAGGAACTGCTATCGCTACTTTCTTTAGCAAAAAATGGCTTACAAACCATTTTTACCGCACAGAAAGAAGCATTAGAATAA
- a CDS encoding YicC/YloC family endoribonuclease, whose translation MIHSMTAFARRDIKSEWGNAAWELRSVNQRYLETYIRLPEQFRSLEPVIRERLRARLTRGKVECSLRFELSSHQQSELVLNEELANQLIRTANWVKKSSGEGEINPLEILRWPGVMSAQEQNLDVICTHLLKELELALDDLILNREREGKMLKIMIEQRLDAVCLQIQDVRRQMPEILKWQRERLQTKLEEAEMQIDNNRLEQELIMLAQRIDVAEELDRLDAHVKETRNILKKQEAVGRRLDFMMQEFNREANTLASKSINSQVTNSAVELKVLIEQMREQIQNIE comes from the coding sequence ATGATCCATAGTATGACCGCTTTCGCACGACGAGATATAAAAAGTGAATGGGGAAATGCGGCTTGGGAGCTGCGTTCCGTTAACCAACGTTATCTTGAAACTTATATTCGTTTGCCGGAACAATTTAGAAGTCTGGAACCGGTGATTCGTGAGCGTCTACGTGCCAGATTAACACGAGGGAAAGTAGAGTGTAGTTTACGTTTTGAACTTAGCTCACATCAGCAGAGTGAATTAGTCCTGAATGAAGAGTTAGCTAACCAATTGATCAGAACTGCTAACTGGGTAAAAAAGAGTAGTGGTGAAGGCGAAATAAATCCATTAGAAATTCTTCGCTGGCCTGGGGTTATGTCAGCTCAGGAGCAGAATTTGGATGTTATTTGTACACATTTACTTAAAGAGTTAGAACTTGCTTTAGATGATTTAATTCTCAATCGGGAAAGAGAAGGCAAGATGCTAAAGATAATGATTGAGCAACGGCTAGATGCTGTTTGTCTGCAAATTCAAGACGTTCGTCGTCAAATGCCTGAGATTTTAAAATGGCAGCGTGAGCGCTTACAAACAAAATTAGAAGAGGCAGAAATGCAGATAGATAATAATCGATTAGAACAAGAACTAATCATGTTAGCCCAACGTATTGATGTTGCAGAAGAACTTGATAGGCTGGATGCTCATGTTAAAGAAACACGTAATATTCTTAAAAAGCAAGAAGCTGTCGGCCGTCGGTTGGATTTTATGATGCAGGAATTTAATCGTGAAGCAAATACCTTGGCCTCTAAGTCTATTAATAGCCAAGTGACTAATTCTGCTGTTGAATTAAAAGTATTAATAGAACAAATGCGTGAGCAAATCCAAAATATTGAGTAG
- a CDS encoding LuxR family transcriptional regulator, translating to MSGLFYGDERIDNSIKSYLDRKLAIFGDFKYAYTVLNKKDPMQMLIISNYPPEWLEIYKRKHYQQIDPVVLSALNRISPFAWDENFSVSDLIGFAKIFNISKNYNVMNGYTFVLHDCNNYLAALSILMDEENVMDIGEKIKKNRGDLQMLLVTVHEKCTSLYREMTQHAYCNPVGGKDLFSPRENEILYWSSIGKTYSEIATILGIKLGTVKFHIGNVVKKLGVVNAKHAIRLGVELQLIKPVSK from the coding sequence ATGTCAGGGTTATTTTATGGTGATGAAAGGATCGATAACTCAATAAAAAGTTATTTAGATAGAAAATTAGCTATTTTTGGGGATTTCAAATATGCCTATACTGTTTTAAATAAGAAAGACCCAATGCAAATGTTAATCATCTCAAATTATCCACCAGAATGGCTTGAGATATATAAGCGAAAGCATTATCAACAAATAGATCCAGTAGTTTTATCTGCTCTTAATAGGATTTCTCCTTTTGCTTGGGATGAGAATTTCTCTGTTAGTGATTTAATTGGTTTTGCGAAGATTTTTAATATCTCAAAAAATTACAATGTTATGAATGGTTATACTTTTGTGCTTCATGATTGTAATAACTACCTTGCTGCATTGTCGATTTTGATGGATGAAGAGAACGTCATGGATATAGGAGAGAAGATAAAAAAGAATAGGGGTGATTTGCAAATGCTTTTGGTAACTGTTCATGAAAAGTGCACCTCTCTATATCGAGAGATGACTCAACACGCCTACTGTAATCCAGTAGGTGGAAAAGATTTATTTTCACCACGCGAAAATGAAATTTTATATTGGTCTAGTATAGGTAAAACCTACTCGGAAATTGCAACCATACTAGGTATAAAATTGGGTACAGTAAAATTTCATATTGGCAATGTTGTGAAAAAATTAGGCGTTGTCAATGCTAAGCATGCAATACGGCTTGGCGTCGAATTACAGCTCATTAAGCCTGTCTCCAAATGA
- a CDS encoding acyl-homoserine-lactone synthase, whose translation MLEIFDVNYNLLTEKKSKELFTLRKETFKDRLNWAVNCINGMEFDEYDNDKTNYLFGVRNNNIICSVRFIEMQFPNMITGTFAPFFKHLNLPKGNYIESSRFFVAKNQTRNGNYNKDPVCFILFLAMLNYAKKCEYDGILTIVSHAMLKILERSGWGISIVEQGISEKNEKVYLMLLPVDSESQNQLIGKIRNHYDSLINNKLKQWPLIYPSFGDRLNEL comes from the coding sequence ATGTTAGAAATATTCGATGTGAACTATAACCTTTTGACTGAAAAAAAATCAAAAGAATTATTTACGTTAAGAAAGGAAACATTTAAAGATCGGCTTAACTGGGCAGTCAATTGTATTAATGGCATGGAGTTTGATGAATACGATAATGACAAGACTAACTATCTATTTGGTGTAAGAAATAACAACATTATCTGTAGTGTCAGATTTATTGAAATGCAATTTCCTAATATGATTACAGGCACATTTGCGCCTTTTTTTAAACATCTTAATCTTCCTAAAGGAAATTATATTGAATCAAGCCGCTTTTTTGTGGCCAAAAATCAAACACGCAATGGAAATTACAATAAAGATCCCGTCTGTTTTATTTTATTTTTAGCAATGCTTAACTACGCCAAAAAATGTGAATATGATGGAATTCTCACAATTGTTAGTCACGCAATGTTAAAAATTTTAGAGCGTTCAGGTTGGGGTATTTCAATCGTCGAACAAGGTATATCGGAAAAAAATGAAAAAGTGTATTTAATGCTTTTACCTGTAGACTCTGAAAGCCAAAATCAACTAATTGGAAAAATAAGGAACCATTATGACAGTCTTATTAATAATAAATTAAAACAATGGCCGTTAATATATCCATCATTTGGAGACAGGCTTAATGAGCTGTAA
- the pfkA gene encoding 6-phosphofructokinase, with protein MNKKGIKRVGVLTSGGDAPGMNAAIRSVVRMGLSEGLEVYGIYDGYMGLYENRIKELNRFSVSDIINRGGTFLGSARFPEFRDSEKVRAQAIDNMKKHNIDALVVIGGDGSYRGAKKITEAGFPCIGVPGTIDNDVAGTDYTIGYFTALDTIVEAIDRLRDTSTSHKRISIVEIMGRHCGDLTLSAAIAGGCEFVVLPEIPFDKEELLTEIKSGLARGKRHAIVAITEHIYDVNELAKYIEKETGHETRATVLGHIQRGGSPVASDRVLASRMGAYSIQLLLQGYGGRCVGIQNDKLVHHDIIDAVENMQRKFKQDWLDTAKKLY; from the coding sequence ATGAATAAAAAAGGAATAAAAAGAGTTGGCGTTTTAACCAGTGGTGGTGATGCGCCAGGAATGAATGCTGCTATTCGTAGTGTAGTGCGAATGGGACTCTCTGAAGGTTTAGAAGTTTATGGTATTTATGATGGCTATATGGGGCTTTATGAAAATCGTATAAAAGAACTTAACCGTTTTAGTGTTTCTGATATTATTAATCGTGGCGGCACTTTCTTAGGCTCTGCCCGTTTTCCTGAATTTCGTGATAGTGAGAAGGTAAGAGCCCAAGCTATTGATAATATGAAAAAACATAATATTGATGCCTTGGTTGTCATTGGTGGAGATGGTTCTTATCGTGGTGCAAAGAAGATCACTGAAGCGGGCTTCCCTTGTATCGGTGTACCCGGAACGATTGATAATGATGTTGCCGGTACTGATTATACAATTGGTTATTTTACCGCTTTGGATACCATTGTTGAGGCAATTGATCGTTTACGTGATACCTCAACTTCCCATAAACGTATTTCGATAGTTGAAATAATGGGGCGCCACTGCGGTGATTTGACTTTATCTGCGGCGATTGCTGGAGGCTGTGAGTTTGTAGTATTGCCCGAAATACCTTTTGATAAGGAAGAGTTACTAACAGAAATTAAATCTGGCTTAGCAAGAGGTAAACGTCATGCGATTGTTGCTATTACTGAACATATTTATGATGTTAATGAATTGGCAAAATATATTGAAAAAGAAACGGGTCATGAGACACGGGCAACTGTTTTAGGTCATATTCAGCGGGGTGGTAGCCCAGTAGCGAGTGATCGTGTTCTGGCATCCCGTATGGGCGCTTATTCTATTCAGTTACTTTTACAAGGATATGGTGGTCGCTGTGTTGGTATCCAAAATGATAAACTTGTTCATCATGATATTATTGATGCCGTTGAAAACATGCAACGTAAGTTTAAGCAGGATTGGTTAGATACGGCGAAGAAACTTTATTAA
- the glpD gene encoding glycerol-3-phosphate dehydrogenase: MEIKDLIVLGGGINGAGIAADAAGRGLSVLLLEAQDLASATSSASSKLIHGGLRYLEHYEFRLVSEALAEREVLLKLAPHIAFPMRFRLPHQPHLRPAWMIRAGLFLYDHLGKRTSLPGSKGLKFGKNSVLKSELTKGFEYSDCWVDDARLVVLNAQEVIRHKGEVRTRTKATRAWRENGLWVVEAEDLRTGKKETWQAKGLVNATGPWVKSFFDEGLQLKSPYGIRLIKGSHIVVPRVHDGSQAYILQNEDHRIVFVIPWMDEFSIIGTTDVEYQGDPKDVHIDNNEINYLLKVYNDHFKKQLTQQDIVWTYSGVRPLCDDESDSPQAITRDYTLDIHDEQGKAPLLSVFGGKLTTYRKLAEHAVDKLAHYYPNTGKAWTKEATLPGGDIEGYDRDGYAQLLRKRYPWLPEGIALRYARTYGSNSNLILNQAQSLSDLGEAFGHNLYEAELRYLVENEWVTELDDAIWRRTKLGMWLNDDEKQRITQWLTKHPTITQ; the protein is encoded by the coding sequence ATGGAAATAAAAGATTTAATTGTGCTAGGTGGTGGTATAAATGGTGCTGGTATTGCCGCTGATGCTGCTGGTCGAGGATTATCAGTATTACTACTAGAAGCTCAAGATCTTGCTAGCGCAACTTCTTCTGCTAGTTCCAAACTGATCCACGGCGGATTGCGCTATTTAGAACATTATGAATTTCGTTTAGTTAGTGAAGCCCTGGCCGAGCGTGAAGTTTTGCTTAAGCTTGCTCCCCATATCGCTTTTCCTATGCGTTTTCGCCTACCTCATCAACCTCATCTTCGCCCTGCCTGGATGATCCGTGCTGGCCTTTTCCTTTATGATCACCTAGGTAAACGTACCAGTCTACCTGGCAGTAAAGGACTAAAATTTGGTAAAAACTCTGTCTTAAAATCAGAATTAACAAAAGGTTTTGAATATTCAGATTGTTGGGTAGATGATGCACGCTTAGTCGTCCTCAATGCACAAGAAGTTATCAGACATAAAGGTGAAGTTCGAACTCGTACTAAAGCGACGAGAGCCTGGCGTGAGAACGGGCTCTGGGTCGTGGAAGCAGAAGATCTACGTACGGGTAAAAAAGAAACTTGGCAAGCAAAAGGATTAGTAAACGCAACTGGACCTTGGGTTAAATCTTTCTTTGATGAAGGGTTACAATTAAAATCTCCCTACGGTATCCGACTAATTAAAGGTAGCCATATTGTTGTACCTCGTGTCCACGACGGATCACAAGCTTATATTTTACAAAATGAAGATCACCGTATTGTCTTTGTTATTCCTTGGATGGACGAGTTTTCTATTATAGGTACTACCGATGTCGAATACCAAGGTGATCCAAAAGATGTTCACATTGATAATAATGAAATTAATTACTTACTAAAAGTTTACAACGATCATTTCAAAAAACAGTTAACCCAGCAAGATATTGTCTGGACTTATTCTGGGGTACGTCCATTATGTGATGATGAATCTGATTCACCTCAAGCTATTACACGTGATTACACACTTGATATCCATGATGAACAAGGAAAAGCACCTTTATTATCTGTTTTTGGTGGTAAATTAACCACATATCGTAAACTTGCAGAACATGCTGTCGATAAATTAGCGCATTACTACCCTAATACTGGCAAAGCATGGACTAAAGAAGCAACACTACCTGGTGGTGATATTGAAGGTTATGATCGTGATGGTTATGCTCAACTATTACGTAAACGCTATCCATGGTTACCAGAAGGAATTGCATTGCGATATGCCCGTACTTACGGTAGTAACAGCAATTTGATCTTAAACCAAGCACAATCGTTATCAGATCTAGGTGAAGCTTTTGGACATAATTTATATGAAGCTGAATTACGTTATTTAGTCGAAAATGAGTGGGTTACAGAGTTAGATGATGCCATCTGGCGTAGAACTAAATTAGGCATGTGGCTCAATGATGATGAGAAACAGCGCATAACACAATGGCTAACTAAACATCCAACCATTACGCAATAA
- a CDS encoding DeoR/GlpR family transcriptional regulator, with the protein MKQTQRHNAIIELARIQGYVSTEKLVEYFNVSPQTIRRDLNELAEKNKIQRHHGGAALPSSSVNTAYHDRKIMWSNEKERIAQHVARQIPNGATLFIDIGTTPEAVAFALLNHKNLRIVTNNLNVAILLMPKEDFRLILAGGEVRSRDGGIVGEATLDFISQFRLDFGILGISGIDEDGSLLEFDYHEVRTKKAIIENSRCVMLVTDHSKFGRNAMVNLGSMEMIDYLFTDKAPPANIQKMIEHHNVTLEIC; encoded by the coding sequence GTGAAGCAAACTCAACGCCATAATGCCATTATCGAACTTGCCCGTATTCAAGGCTATGTAAGTACTGAAAAGTTAGTTGAATATTTCAATGTCAGCCCACAAACTATTCGTCGTGATCTCAATGAACTGGCGGAAAAAAATAAAATTCAGCGCCATCACGGAGGTGCCGCGCTTCCTTCGAGTTCTGTTAATACGGCTTACCATGATCGCAAAATAATGTGGTCGAACGAAAAAGAACGGATTGCCCAACATGTTGCGCGCCAAATTCCTAATGGGGCTACACTATTTATCGATATCGGTACCACACCAGAAGCTGTCGCCTTTGCTTTGCTAAATCATAAAAATTTAAGGATCGTCACTAATAATCTTAATGTTGCAATCCTACTTATGCCAAAAGAAGATTTTCGTTTGATCTTAGCAGGAGGAGAAGTTCGTAGCCGTGATGGAGGAATTGTTGGTGAGGCAACATTAGATTTTATATCTCAATTCCGTCTTGACTTTGGTATTTTAGGCATTAGTGGTATCGATGAGGATGGTTCATTACTCGAATTTGACTACCATGAAGTACGGACAAAAAAAGCAATTATTGAAAATTCTCGTTGCGTTATGCTGGTCACTGATCACTCAAAATTTGGTCGTAATGCAATGGTTAACCTAGGCAGTATGGAGATGATTGATTATCTCTTTACTGATAAAGCTCCTCCTGCAAATATCCAAAAAATGATTGAGCATCATAATGTAACCCTTGAAATATGCTAA